One part of the Scatophagus argus isolate fScaArg1 chromosome 12, fScaArg1.pri, whole genome shotgun sequence genome encodes these proteins:
- the gpc4 gene encoding glypican-4 — translation MKTLLVLCVVCTLVVLSVSGTAEQKLKNCNDVRVAYSSKGFNVNDVPNKGVNGAPLKVCPQGFSCCTVEMEEKLSQQSHTEIKAPVSRLSTNLQSTFKQRHDHFDKFFRELLKNAEVSLHNMFVRTYGMMYVQNAELFKNFFEALTRYYVSGSSAINLDSMLSDFWADLLERMFRLVNVQYEFSDAYMECVSQHTEQLQPFGDVPRKLRIQLTRAFVAARTFVRGLALMPEVVNKVSTVSASPSCVRAAMKMLYCPYCSGQVALKPCQNYCLNVLRGCLANQADLDTEWNNFLDAMLSLAERLEGPFNFESIMDPIDVKISEAIMNMQENSMQVSQKVFQGCGQPKPNMAFRSKRSIKETGFTGRFRPYSPDARPTTAAGTSLDRLTSDVKKKLKHAKKFWSTLPETVCAGERIAPGDECWNGTAKSRYESVVIGNGLANQVSNPDVDVDITKPDIVIRSQIAALKEMTSWLKAAHSGNDISFDNGDDGSGGEESGSGCDSPSCSTDRDIYFSTPPNPGNPRVNQVVVGRGPSATVASQGSMALALCGLALALLAPHLR, via the exons atgaaGACGCTGTTGGTGCTGTGTGTGGTTTGCACGCTGGTTGTGTTGTCTGTGTCGGGGACTGCGGAGCAAAAGTTGAAAAACTGCAACGATGTTCGTGTTGCCTACAGCTCCAAAGGCTTCAACGTGAATGATGTTCCTAACAAAGGAGTCAACg GAGCCCCCTTGAAAGTGTGTCCGCAGGGTTTCTCCTGCTGCActgtggagatggaggagaagctgaGCCAGCAGAGCCACACGGAGATCAAAGCTCCCGTCTCCAGGCTTAGCACCAACCTACAATCCACCTTCAAACAGAGGCACGACCACTTTGACA AGTTTTTCCGTGAGCTTTTGAAAAATGCAGAGGTCTCACTGCACAACATGTTCGTGCGAACATACGGGATGATGTATGTGCAGAACGCAGAATTGTTTAAGAACTTTTTCGAGGCCCTGACTCGTTACTACGTGTCGGGCAGCTCTGCCATCAACCTGGACTCTATGCTGTCAGACTTCTGGGCTGACCTCCTGGAGAGGATGTTCCGACTGGTCAATGTGCAGTACGAATTCAGCGACGCCTACATGGAGTGCGTCAGCCAGCACACGGAGCAGCTGCAGCCCTTCGGCGATGTGCCTCGCAAGCTCCGCATCCAACTGACACGAGCATTCGTGGCTGCGCGCACCTTTGTGCGTGGCCTGGCGCTAATGCCAGAGGTAGTCAACAAAGTTTCCACG GTCAGTGCTTCTCCCAGCTGTGTGCGAGCAGCCATGAAGATGTTGTACTGTCCCTACTGCTCGGGCCAAGTGGCCCTGAAACCCTGCCAGAATTACTGTCTGAATGTGCTGCGCGGGTGTTTGGCCAACCAGGCCGACTTGGACACAGAATGGAACAACTTCCTCG ATGCCATGCTTAGTCTGGCTGAGAGGCTTGAAGGTCCCTTTAATTTTGAGTCTATCATGGATCCCATTGACGTGAAAATTTCGGAGGCCATCATGAACATGCAGGAGAACAGCATGCAAGTGTCACAGAAA GTTTTCCAAGGATGCGGTCAGCCAAAACCAAACATGGCCTTCCGGTCCAAACGTTCCATCAAAGAAACAGGCTTTACTGGTCGCTTCCGTCCTTACAGTCCTGATGCAAGGCCCACCACTGCTGCCGGAACCAGTTTAGATCGACTG ACAAGTGAtgtgaagaagaaactgaaacatgcaaaaaagTTCTGGTCCACGTTGCCAGAGACCGTGTGTGCAGGTGAGAGGATTGCACCTGGTGACGAGTGCTGGAATGGAACAGCAAAAAGCAG GTATGAGTCAGTTGTCATTGGAAATGGACTGGCCAATCAGGTGTCAAACCCTGACGTGGATGTGGACATAACAAAGCCAGACATTGTGATTCGCAGTCAGATTGCAGCTTTGAAGGAAATGACGAGCTGGCTCAAAGCTGCGCACAGCGGCAATGACATCTCTTTTGATAACG GGGATGATggcagtggaggagaggagagtggcAGTGGTTGTGACTCTCCATCTTGCAGCACAGACCGAGACATCTACTTCTCCACTCCACCAAACCCTGGGAATCCCCGAGTTAATCAAGTGGTGGTGGGCAGAGGTCCATCAGCTACTGTTGCCTCACAGGGAAGCATGGCGCTGGCGCTCTGTGGGCTGGCCCTGGCCCTGCTTGCTCCCCACTTGAGATAA